The following DNA comes from Capsicum annuum cultivar UCD-10X-F1 chromosome 7, UCD10Xv1.1, whole genome shotgun sequence.
aaattaaaaggaaaaaaaaagattgaatttatAAAAATCCTCTCAATCAGAATCAGAAGcaataataaatagtaatagAATTATGTATCACTAACACaaacaataaatttatttattttcaaaagcaAATGAACATATATAATACAATGTTTCATACGTCAATTTTcgtttatattttgaaaaaaaataaaaaattatgggtGTTTGCGAGCATCTATTAGATTGGTAATCAAGTGTGAATAATGTAAATGCGAGTTGTAAAAGAACCTCAAGTCAAactatatatagtagtaatattttatataaatttaattttatgcaTCAGCCTAGTGGATTTGGAACATGCATCAAGTATCTTAGAGAGGCTAAATAAGTGATTAAAGTAGTATACCTAAAGTGCAAATTTACTGAGAAAGTAGACTTTCAGCAAAAATAAACACTGAAACTAGTGAagtgaaaaaatgaatgaaatggactgtgtataaaagaaaattaataagatAAGGTACACGATTTACCTTGTAAGGTAAGAGACACaatttaccttataaggtaaggGACACAGTTTACCTAATAAGGTAAACTCACTACTTTACTTTATAAGATAAACTCACAATTTTACCTTACATTCTAGCATTTGAACTAACGGTGTTAACTTTGTAATAGACAAGGTAAACATTGTCCCTTTTGGAATTTTTCAATATTGGGGtgcttttttaaaattttgactaaaaaaacTTGCCTTTTAGACTCCGAACTCGGTGGAGGAGTATAATGGTCTAATCAGGCAAATCCTTGAGAAATGAGATTGGCCGTCAAAAGAGAAGTAATTATGACCCTTAGCTTTTAGCTTTGATACATGGTATGGTATATGTGATCAGGATGTTACGGGTTCAACCCTTGAAAATAGTCTCTGACAGAAATGTAATATAAGGTTGCATATGATACATCCTTCTGGTGGAATCATTCCCCGGACACCGTGCATACCGATAACTTTATTACACCAAACGATTTTTTTTACATGATATGGTGATCAACTCCACTAGTTTACTCCTTTcctttgaaaaagaaagaatcacacacttatgatttgtttgatcaaaaaaataaaaaatatatttatattatttgatatttttaaaattaaaaatagaattaaaattatgtttgatgattATAGTTTTGAATATATTGTAGACTTAAAATATACCGGCCTTTCTATAAAGTGAAAGGAAAAcctgagttaaaaaaaaaaagaagtaaaaatgcCTTAAAaggtattttttgaaaattaaaaattatgaaaatatattgctaaatacatttttaattttcattgtcAAACAagtatttcaaataaaataaaaatatattttgaaataaagtgaaaatttggtgaataattttTGTGGTCAAATACCTACTTAATTTGACTTATCATGGATCAAAAGAATATTTTGGAGTTACCAGTTGTTAAGATCGATTTGCGTATGCTCACATTAGATCTGACGGAAAAGATGAAGAAAGCTAGAGAGAAATTTCGTGAGGAGAGAGAGAAATATGTGAGAGAATGATTCGTGGTAATACCTGTGGGTAAACTCCACGGCGGaaggctatttatattaatgattcagagtatgtacaattacacagagaaatgagaataaaaggtacagTACCTAAAACCCAACAATATTCTCACATCCACATGTTGAAGGTGACGAAAATGAGAATTTGTGTTGGATATGTGTGATCTTACTAGGAGAGATAAGATTAGGAATGAAACTAttctcaattttcaaatatataacatattcaaaatgacaaagtaatataattaaattagaaTAGAGAAGATttgaaattaccaaaataccctcaatCAGAAAcgacaataaataataaaattatttatacaaatacaacaccaaaattatttgttaaaaaaagcaCATGAACATACAACCATTTTTGGTCCGTATAGCATATATTAAATTTACTTGGCTCATTCGTGTGTTtacttttatcttttgaattttgttagtATAAATCCTAGATTCGCCACTAATAACGGAAGAAATGATTTGGTAGACGATTGCTTTTTAGATTGATATCCTTTCAACAAAGAGTCTTTCATTTTTATACTCAAGAGATCTTCAATTttacacatgaaaaaaaaaaacatttttcttatttattttgaaagtggcGAAGAGATTCACTGGCCTAAAATAATACTAGTATTTTACTCTAACCATACAACTTTTCAGATGAAGCAATTCAAGGGTTGCAACCCACTGAACTAAAGCTCTTGCCATACGCAAGCTTCGGAAAAAGACCAAACCACAAGAATCAATTGTACGCAAAAAAAAATCAGAGACAGACATCTCAAATGAAACAAATTTTCATGGCTGCACCTTGCAAGTAACAGATTTTTTTCAGCAAAATGAACATAAAAAGGCTTCTATAGTTCTATTTAAACTAAACTACTATCAAACTTCACAAAGTTCCTAAACATATTTCTTGATCCTACATCTTCACTATCATCCTCCATCAACTAAAGACAATACTATATGTAACATTCTATGCCAAGGACAATCACCTATGTCCTCTTTTCTGAACCTAAACATGTAAGACTTTGTGTCAAAGTTACGTTAGCCCGGCTGTGTGGTTGATCTATTTCTGATATTCCCTGCTGCTATATGTACTACATCACCTGTAAACTTCCATGAAAAAGACCTGCATTCTCTTGAATACAAGGTGCCGCCTTTGAAGTAGACCTGTATTCCTAAATAATGTGTATCCGGAGGAACTATTTAGCTGCAGATTCACTGGCCGTTAATCCTGATGCGAATGGACTGTCTGGCAGGTTGATCCGTTGATTGCTGCATTAAATACAACACCAACAATAACTATAACGAGTCCAATTGAAAGTATAAGGCTAAAAGATGGAGACTTCGATCATAAATATGCCTCATGATCACCACAATTGGACAACCTACTATCGAACTATTTGACATAGGTTTTGGACCTGTCTGCAAGACAATTACGCAAAGGTTTAATGCAACGTAAATACTCTAAACTCCTTTGGAATGGTATGATAGTAATCAGAAAGGCGAGGTAAAGAAACATCAAGAAAACCCTTTTTCTTTTAAAGTCCATTCCCAAGCAAGTAAATTGAAGTAAAAAGAAAAGGACTTGTTATCTGATTTTAATCCAGAAAACACTCGGAGATAATGCAACTTGACTACCATCGGAACCAACTTATATGACTCCAATGTATACCTCTCGTCATCAGTATAAGGGCTTCCTGAATACTTGGGAATATCTTCATCTGAGGACCCACCATTCCGAACATCTAGTAGATGGCTGGAGCGTTCTGCTGACATATGCAGTCAGAAAATCAGAGTACTTCAAATAAATAACTTATGTTCATATAGCTAAAGTAAATAACGATAAGGAACATATACACACGCTGAGAAGTGTGAAATTCGTCCATGGGAGGGTGAGAATAGGATAGAGTGGCCATGGGTTTCCTCGATAACTGCAGCTGTGCAAGTCGCCTAGTCTCAATTTCAAGGACTTGCTCTTCCATTAAGTGTTTCCTTAGCAGTCTGGGGGGCTTAAATCCTGTTGGCAGCCCATGAAATGTATTAGTTCAACGAAAGCAAACGCAGAGAGAGAACAAAAGGTAAATTTACGCAAAGGCTTTACAGCTATGGGCGTTCATCCAGCCGCGAAAGTAACTAAATCTTCCAGGCAGTCATGTAGGCAAAATATTTCGTAAGCGACTCTACATTTAAGGAAGTGAACAGATGAAAGAGCAACAGCAGCAAGCCAGCACACCAAAAATTTGCAATTGTGGAAGAGAAGTTTTTTGTCTAAATTCAGGTTCTAAAGCCGCTTATGTTATGCTGAAGATTCTTTTTTGAACTATTAGTGTCTATTACATTTATTCAGTATCACTTTATTTTGTAGAATTAAAGCTTTGGCCTGCTGGCTTTGCCGCTTCTCATTTTGGTGGAGATTATCGGGACGATTCTTTGCATACATACGGATCAAGATTACTCTCAAACCCAACTTCTGCTAGGCAAATGACACGTTTGACCACTACACTAGGAACACTAACTGTAAAGTAGTGTCAGTTAAATTACCTAAACCCGACTTCTGCTAGGCAAATGACTCGTTTGACCACTACACTAGGAACACTAACTGTCAAGTAGCGTCATTTAAATTACCTAAACCCGACTTCTGCTAGGCAAATAACATATTTGACCACTACACTAGGAACACTAACTGTCAAGTAGTGTCATTTAAATTAACTACACTAATTTTGTAGTTTTTTgcattgtgtgtatatatatagaagaagCCACGGGTCCATCCACTCTGCGTCCAGGAAAAAAAGAACTACATTCAGCCTACAACTGAGCAGAATTTCAGGTGCAAATGTCTTACTTTCTTGAAGTCCAGAATCGAAATCAGCATGCTGTAAGTGGTAAAATATTGATGATTCCAGTCTTTCCTGGTGCTTCCTGCAGTAAAGGAAATAAGATTAGACTGTGAATGAAAGAAGAGCAGAAATGTTGAGATTGATCATTGAGAAATAGTTGAAAGTATATCCGATCAAAAATAGAAACTACCAAACAAGTTAGTCGTTCACTTCATAGCCATACAACAGTTCACGGAAAAGGAAGATGAGAAGGCTGAATTCTCAATGCTACCCTATGCTTCCCTTACCAAAGTATGCAGAGGGCTATAAAAGGTTAACTTAAAATAGCAATCGAGATGTGTCACTAAGGAATAGCAGTATGAGTAGAAGCTATAAAGAGCATGATCCTACAAAAGTACCTTTCAGATAGCTTTGGCTTCTCCCTATACGGTTTGACAAGAACACGAGCACCACACACATAATGTGGATTTCCTGTTGATAAAACAATTTTTGCAGTATCTGCACTGAAGAACGTTACAAATCCAAACATTCGTTTCTGCTGACATGGCATTCTTACGTCTTGAACTGGCCCAAAAGTTCTGGAAACAAAACCGAAAAGATAATCAGAGAAGTATTGAATGCTAAATAAAAGGCAAAGCACATAAGCATCACATGCTGTGTTGCATACTCGAAGTAATCAGAGACATCTTCCTCCGTAAAAGTGCTCTCAGCAGGGAATGTCAAATATATTTGACGTGAACCACTAACAATAGGACCTGGATCACTTCTTTCACCATAAGGGTCCATGTACTTTACTGCATCTTCAGCCAGTACTATGGAATGTTGTCCATGAGGCCTGTAGCATAGCATCCAAACATATTAGAAATTACATACGATCGTTTGATTGAATAAGCAACAATGCAAGAGTTCAGGTAAAACACCTTTCAATCAGACGAACAAACTTCAATCGAGCAAGAAGCTTTGTCAAATTATAGCCAGGTTTACCATGTCTCTGGCTCTCGGTTAGATACCCTTCCGCTTGGAGAGTTCTTCCGTATTTCTCATAATACATCATGGGCAGGGATGCAATTGAAACAGGATGCCCTTTCTTATATTTCAAGAGCTCCGTTATCTCCAGCTCTAATTTCTCCAGGGAACCAGGTGAAAGTAATTCATCTTCATCACCATATTCACATAAATTCGGTTCAATCATATGTGAGAAGCTCTCGGGAAATGGATGGCCATGAAAGTACCTACAGCTGGCACCATTTCTACAGAAGCCCTTGTTGAAATAGTGGCAAGCCTTAGCTGGAAGTTTAAGCGGACATGGAGAATTTCTACCGCGTCTGATAAGGGCTGCTTCTGGATAGCAATAATCACTTGGGTAATTCAAATTTCCGAAGTCGGTTGTTTCTTCAGGTTGGAGGAACTGTTGCTGAGGGTCATAGCCAGGGTAGAAAATTTCAGTTAAACAAGAATGTTCATCAGAGAGTTGAGGTTTGCAGCGAGAAGCCGCTACATGGAAAGCCGATGATGGTGAATGAGGTGGAAAACGTCCAAACTGCAGTAGGGGATCTGCTGTATTAACCGGAGTTATAGAAGGACTGCAAAACACTGAAGTGGAGTTCAGGTTAAGTGCATCTTTCGCTTTTTGGATCACGTTGTGAATTAAGGTATCAGGTCCTAACGCTAATCGGATCATTTCCTGGTCTGGATAGTCTTGCAAGTAAATATAGCCAATAATCTTCCTCGTAACATGTTCAGGTTCAACTCTCATGATTCTTTCATGCACAAGTTTCGCTGCATCAAAAGGGTCCATTGCAGCGAGCCACTGCATCATGTGCAACAAATTAAACACAAAAGAGAAAAGGCGCAGTTTTAAGCCAAATAAAGGTACACCAAATGTTCATAGGCAGCAACACAGGGAAGTAAACAACGAGAGTCTAACACCATACATAGCTTTTAATTTTACAAACTAACGTATATAGATAGGCTAACACTGCTATAGGATGCCTGTATGCAGAGGCAAGTAAACCAAGTATTCGACACAcaacataaatatacatacatgTGAAAAACTACTAAACGTCAACAATATTCTTAACCCATAATTTAAATTTCTATATGTGAATTAAGGACAGCCTTGGAGCAACAATGTGACCTATAGCTCACAGCTTGGAGCCATTGAAGCGACCACTAATGCCTGCATTAGGGTAGGTTGacttcatcacaccctttatggaaCTGCCCTGTGTGAAAGCGGGATGCTTTATAACCAGCTGCCGTTCTTTTATATATGTGATAACTACTAAAATTCGACAAAACTATTAACTTTCTTAACACAATTTTAAAACTACCAATGTTGAGAACCTTCAAGTTCAAATATGGTCGGATGGGACTGCATTTTCAAAGTTGGGAACTTTTTcgataataattaaaacaagagcCTGCTCGCTCAGTTCCTACTTAAATATGAACACTTTACAACTATATTAACCAGCAATCGAAAGAGTAAAGGCTGCTTCTTTCCCATTCGTATAAAATCAACCATTTgtccaacaacaacaaaaacaacaacaaacaacaaaaacattGTAATCCCACatttgtacaacaacaacaacaaacacacaagTGAGGTACGGGGAGGGTAGTGTATATGCACGCCTTACCACAAAGTCAGCGTATTCACGTGAGTTTTCGGAGATTCAGAGAGTGTAATGTGTACACATAAATTATGCCTAATCAACcatttacatacaacaacaagGAGTTTACTGTATACGCAACTTTTGGGTATAATCAATCAAAAGGAAATGGaaattaatcaattaaaagaCAGAAAACAACTACACTAAGCAGAGAAAAAACACACACTCACACAGTTTAACCAATTATTTTGACTAAAGGAAACAGTCATGGTCAAATACAAGAATCACTCAAACCCCTATAACaaacaaaatctttttttctgttttttttttttttttctccttagtcctaaaaaaaaagaaaaaaaaaaaaaaatcccaaaaaaacacaaagcaaaccaaaaaaaaaaaaaaaaaaaagacaaaatctTGATAAACAAAACTggcaaaaactaaataaaaaaactaaaaagaaaaaaagattcaaCATACCcttataagtaaaaaaaaaagaatctttattttgttatatgctctTGTCCCTCTTAAAAGAATGTTACAGAGACAAAACCTTTTGTGTTGCACTGTTGCAACTGTTTGCTTTCATCACTTCAAATacattatttacttatttaagcaaaaaaggtaaaaaattgcatttttattttatttaattatggaAAAAAGAAAATCACTTTAGTGATAAGTACTATCGTTTTGAAAAATCCAGCTAGCAGTTACCAACCCATTCAAATTTCCTAGATTTACGTAGGTTGAGTACAGCTAAAATATCATGTCACTTTCACTAAATAAATTACCCCACACCCCGGATTGATACGATAAATAAGGATAGCTAATTATGGaatgaattattaaattaaaataaaatcatagaataatttatttatttattttaaaagatattgtaatttttagtaattaatgaaaaatatgtcGATATATATACAACCACATCATAACTATCTAAACTTCTAAAAATCTCCCActtcttaaaaattatttaaatcccaacatttcatattttttactatttctgAAATACAAGTTAACCCTACATGTATCTAATATATGTATCTACTGTGATACaagttaatcacattagatacatgTATCAGCAGTATGTATCTAATGTAATTAACTTATATCATTAGAGGTCAAATGTTGGAATTTTAGGAGATTTTGAAAGATGTtgagatttttagtaattaatgaTAAACATGTCggtatatatgtaaaatttacATATCTAAATGCTTGTCATTCATATTAAAACTAGATATCTtgtaatattaattattttaaaaaatcaacacataattatttatttgtttatatatttattcttaatcATAAATATGAAGATATTAATgtagtaagaaaaatattaaatagaaaagaataacaaataaagataatttaattaaattagtctataattaatatttttcttaaaaaaattagaaatggaggaagtattttattttctattaagtgtgagataataatttaaatagttaatactgaaataatttgttttgacCAAACGAAccttaagaaaaatacaagattttttttattttttttactataattaagttccttttctacttttttttttccttttctactttttttttttaggaaaagataattatcCATAGACAACTTTCGAAGATTCCAATGTTTAGAAAGAGTAAAGAAGCATATGTAGTGTCTTTTGTCCCCACACCCATAGTTTGGTGTCaatttaattaattctttttatatatataattattaatgtttatttttttacaaactttattttgtAGGAGCATTGAatttatattcttaaaaataagacaaatcatCTTTTAAAAAACTAGTAAAGTTACATGATAATGTAAAATGAAGCTATTGATAGTTATCATTAAAGTTTTTTTTCACTTGTTTAATGTATTGTTTGGCATAATTTATTAGTAATATAATATTATCGGCTTTTTTTAactattactatattatttttttgtattactTTAGTAATTTGTgtcggttttttttttttttaactgttTTTTCTGGATACGAGACatattaaaataactaaaaattacacagatacacaacttatgtttttaatattacaaaaaattctaacttcctaaacatattacaaaaatctcacatgtacacagaatgctatgtatatgtcggatatgttatgtatattaatagggagagagagtaaagtaattaaaaaagtgatagagagtgtaattacttttaaaaagttggtatttatgttatttatacttaaaatAATGTGTCTATTTCTAAAATAGAAAGAAGATTTTGTTATACTCTACCGTATTTAATTTTCTCTTTGTGAAATTATGAAGAATATATGTTAAATTTTTAAGATTCCTTTCGTTGGTAACGATATTTatgttcttttgtttgtttgaaaAGATTAATTTCTTTGATTTATTGTACTCGAGTGGAAGGTCTTTTAGTAAGATCTGTATACACTATTATTTTCGCATCCCACTtgttatgttattgttattgttgtaattAGCTTAATTTATATtacctttattttaatttatttgtatagTTTTGATTTAACATgtagtttaagaaagtaaaaaaaaattgtgaatctTGTGATTTTAATTTAAAGATATATTTGATGTATTCAGATGtgttttgattttatgattttaaacatgttaggtgtaaagttaaaattaaagagttgatAAAAATGAATGAGACATTCTTTTCTGAGACGGCTAAAAAGAAAAgttaagacaaataaattgaaacggagCAAGTGTTATGCAGGGACAGATCTATGTAGGTGGATGGGGGTGCCACGACACCTGCACTTCTCGGTCGAAACCctgtatatttatgtgtatatttgtatatatgtatcagttAACATATAATTATTATGCTTGGCACCCACACTACAAAGTGAGCTGACGATGCAAGTGGTTGAGATGACCAGCAGCGCGGGTTCGAACCCAGCTTAGGATTCTTTTTTAGATTGATTTTTTAGCATTATACTTTCTGCTTTCTCATTAAAAAATCGAACTGACCTCTTTTAACAAACCCCTTAATGACACCAACTAGACAAGCCTTCATGATATACCAACTTTTGTTGATACGTATAATTATAATTTACTCTGTGAATATTGACTCTACTATCATAAAATATTGTACGAAGTATACGTTATTATTGTTTAAAATAGGATGCACCCGGAGCTTCCAAATCCTGAATCCGCCTCTGATGTTATGCATATACTACCTCTAAACACACTTGTTCGAAATTAATTGGTTTATGAGCTGAGACACTTGACTTAGACTATGTTACAAGATCATGTGTAtaatttatgtggactctcataTGATGTAATAAGTTTTATTAATGAAATGTTGTTTATCcctccatttatttatttaattattgtcatttttagtCATTTTCTTGTGAATCTCCATATATTTTCATGGTTGATTATAGACCAACTAAGAGTCCATTTGAATAGGATTGAACAAAATAGTCTTTTAGCTTATGtgcttaaaaaatgaaaataagtgtttataaattaagcagataagtgtttggaaAGAAGTGtcgaaattgaaaaaaatttgttGATGTTTTTGGTCAACGAGTGTTGTTAGtcacttttttgttgtcaaaatgacttaaatgtccttaaagttgttaacatcataaataagtttgaattatatataatttttagttctaataagtcaaaaataaaggagaaagattAAGAGGAAGTAGGAGAGAAGAGGCGGAGAGAAGCggttaagagaaaaataaagaaaaataatatatttaagggctacaaATTCAAAATACTATTGCAATTGaaggaaaatataaaagataaaaaggTAAAGGTCTTGGtcaaacttaaagaattttaatctaaaaagtgaaAAGTTGGGGTACTCAACTtctcactttttaaaatatatatatatatatatttagattttttaaagtgttttttattttatcaaacacctaaaagagtgaaaaaaaataaatcaaaagttgatttgataaaattttaatcctatccaagcattacaaaatgattaaaaatggcaataattaaataaattaaaataaattttgaagtaaCCCATAGTTCAAACCTTATAATAGTACTTAATACACCACATGAAAGTCTATATCGATCAATTCGACACATGATCGAAAGTATTTTAGGACAAACaatgataatacaaatgactttCTCAGAACAATGTTATGAGTTGAGAAACATTGCTTGTCCTTGGTAAGAATCGTTGCTACTTCTAAATCCTTTTGATCATGtgtttaatttatgtgacacatgTGGCGTAATAAATAGTATtacaatcgagaaaactagtgttatttgcttgagttaggtgtttgtctagtctattgcattgttgttattgtgtatttgtatgtggaacaacttgtttgtaATGGGTAAAGTTAAATTGGATTAAGTCAAGAATCGGAAcataaagttgaaaatcaatgaAACTAGCCTAGTCTTGAGCTCGTGTTTTTGGTGATTGTTtgatgttttgagctctaatatatATGTAGTGTATGATGACTTAGGATGCTTGAGGAGTTAAAGTTGATGATAAATTGATGAG
Coding sequences within:
- the LOC107878787 gene encoding zinc finger CCCH domain-containing protein 18 isoform X2, with the protein product MTVSFSQNNWLNCWLAAMDPFDAAKLVHERIMRVEPEHVTRKIIGYIYLQDYPDQEMIRLALGPDTLIHNVIQKAKDALNLNSTSVFCSPSITPVNTADPLLQFGRFPPHSPSSAFHVAASRCKPQLSDEHSCLTEIFYPGYDPQQQFLQPEETTDFGNLNYPSDYCYPEAALIRRGRNSPCPLKLPAKACHYFNKGFCRNGASCRYFHGHPFPESFSHMIEPNLCEYGDEDELLSPGSLEKLELEITELLKYKKGHPVSIASLPMMYYEKYGRTLQAEGYLTESQRHGKPGYNLTKLLARLKFVRLIERPHGQHSIVLAEDAVKYMDPYGERSDPGPIVSGSRQIYLTFPAESTFTEEDVSDYFETFGPVQDVRMPCQQKRMFGFVTFFSADTAKIVLSTGNPHYVCGARVLVKPYREKPKLSERKHQERLESSIFYHLQHADFDSGLQERFKPPRLLRKHLMEEQVLEIETRRLAQLQLSRKPMATLSYSHPPMDEFHTSQQRSSHLLDVRNGGSSDEDIPKYSGSPYTDDESNQRINLPDSPFASGLTASESAAK
- the LOC107878787 gene encoding zinc finger CCCH domain-containing protein 18 isoform X5, with the translated sequence MDPFDAAKLVHERIMRVEPEHVTRKIIGYIYLQDYPDQEMIRLALGPDTLIHNVIQKAKDALNLNSTSVFCSPSITPVNTADPLLQFGRFPPHSPSSAFHVAASRCKPQLSDEHSCLTEIFYPGYDPQQQFLQPEETTDFGNLNYPSDYCYPEAALIRRGRNSPCPLKLPAKACHYFNKGFCRNGASCRYFHGHPFPESFSHMIEPNLCEYGDEDELLSPGSLEKLELEITELLKYKKGHPVSIASLPMMYYEKYGRTLQAEGYLTESQRHGKPGYNLTKLLARLKFVRLIERPHGQHSIVLAEDAVKYMDPYGERSDPGPIVSGSRQIYLTFPAESTFTEEDVSDYFETFGPVQDVRMPCQQKRMFGFVTFFSADTAKIVLSTGNPHYVCGARVLVKPYREKPKLSERKHQERLESSIFYHLQHADFDSGLQERFKPPRLLRKHLMEEQVLEIETRRLAQLQLSRKPMATLSYSHPPMDEFHTSQQRSSHLLDVRNGGSSDEDIPKYSGSPYTDDESNQRINLPDSPFASGLTASESAAK
- the LOC107878787 gene encoding zinc finger CCCH domain-containing protein 18 isoform X3; the encoded protein is MMQWLAAMDPFDAAKLVHERIMRVEPEHVTRKIIGYIYLQDYPDQEMIRLALGPDTLIHNVIQKAKDALNLNSTSVFCSPSITPVNTADPLLQFGRFPPHSPSSAFHVAASRCKPQLSDEHSCLTEIFYPGYDPQQQFLQPEETTDFGNLNYPSDYCYPEAALIRRGRNSPCPLKLPAKACHYFNKGFCRNGASCRYFHGHPFPESFSHMIEPNLCEYGDEDELLSPGSLEKLELEITELLKYKKGHPVSIASLPMMYYEKYGRTLQAEGYLTESQRHGKPGYNLTKLLARLKFVRLIERPHGQHSIVLAEDAVKYMDPYGERSDPGPIVSGSRQIYLTFPAESTFTEEDVSDYFETFGPVQDVRMPCQQKRMFGFVTFFSADTAKIVLSTGNPHYVCGARVLVKPYREKPKLSERKHQERLESSIFYHLQHADFDSGLQERFKPPRLLRKHLMEEQVLEIETRRLAQLQLSRKPMATLSYSHPPMDEFHTSQQRSSHLLDVRNGGSSDEDIPKYSGSPYTDDESNQRINLPDSPFASGLTASESAAK
- the LOC107878787 gene encoding zinc finger CCCH domain-containing protein 18 isoform X4 produces the protein MDPFDAAKLVHERIMRVEPEHVTRKIIGYIYLQDYPDQEMIRLALGPDTLIHNVIQKAKDALNLNSTSVFCSPSITPVNTADPLLQFGRFPPHSPSSAFHVAASRCKPQLSDEHSCLTEIFYPGYDPQQQFLQPEETTDFGNLNYPSDYCYPEAALIRRGRNSPCPLKLPAKACHYFNKGFCRNGASCRYFHGHPFPESFSHMIEPNLCEYGDEDELLSPGSLEKLELEITELLKYKKGHPVSIASLPMMYYEKYGRTLQAEGYLTESQRHGKPGYNLTKLLARLKFVRLIERPHGQHSIVLAEDAVKYMDPYGERSDPGPIVSGSRQIYLTFPAESTFTEEDVSDYFETFGPVQDVRMPCQQKRMFGFVTFFSADTAKIVLSTGNPHYVCGARVLVKPYREKPKLSERKHQERLESSIFYHLQHADFDSGLQERFKPPRLLRKHLMEEQVLEIETRRLAQLQLSRKPMATLSYSHPPMDEFHTSQPERSSHLLDVRNGGSSDEDIPKYSGSPYTDDESNQRINLPDSPFASGLTASESAAK
- the LOC107878787 gene encoding zinc finger CCCH domain-containing protein 18 isoform X1, yielding MTVSFSQNNWLNCWLAAMDPFDAAKLVHERIMRVEPEHVTRKIIGYIYLQDYPDQEMIRLALGPDTLIHNVIQKAKDALNLNSTSVFCSPSITPVNTADPLLQFGRFPPHSPSSAFHVAASRCKPQLSDEHSCLTEIFYPGYDPQQQFLQPEETTDFGNLNYPSDYCYPEAALIRRGRNSPCPLKLPAKACHYFNKGFCRNGASCRYFHGHPFPESFSHMIEPNLCEYGDEDELLSPGSLEKLELEITELLKYKKGHPVSIASLPMMYYEKYGRTLQAEGYLTESQRHGKPGYNLTKLLARLKFVRLIERPHGQHSIVLAEDAVKYMDPYGERSDPGPIVSGSRQIYLTFPAESTFTEEDVSDYFETFGPVQDVRMPCQQKRMFGFVTFFSADTAKIVLSTGNPHYVCGARVLVKPYREKPKLSERKHQERLESSIFYHLQHADFDSGLQERFKPPRLLRKHLMEEQVLEIETRRLAQLQLSRKPMATLSYSHPPMDEFHTSQPERSSHLLDVRNGGSSDEDIPKYSGSPYTDDESNQRINLPDSPFASGLTASESAAK